In Candidatus Cloacimonadota bacterium, the DNA window CGGAGATATCGCCAGTAATGGTTTGCAACTTCCATATATACAGATACATCAAGGCTTGGGCATCCCAATTGTTCAATTCTTTGGCACTTTGGCTAATCAGCTCTTCCCAACGCCGTTCACAAATATAATTTTCTCTGCCCTTTATAAGAACCGCCTTGAACGGTACCGGCAAAATCTGAGCTAATTGAGGAAGGTCTTTATAGAAAAGCTGTTCCTGCAAGTTCTTGGTGTTTGTGGAAACAACTACCTTAGCTCTGTTTTGGCATGAAAACTCAATTGAGGGCACCAGATAAGCAAAAGACTTTCCTACTCCAGTTCCTGCTTCTACTACAAGGTGTTCCTCGTTTTTGAAGGCATCTGATACTGCTTTTGCCATTTGCAGCTGACCCAAACGAAACTCAAAATTGGGAAATCGATGTGCAAATAAGCCATCTTGCGAAAACACTTCTTCAATTTGGGGATCTTTGGTTGCAGGCAAACTGTTATCAATAATGTTGTAGTAGGGGCTTTTAAGTTGGGCACTGGGAGGAGCTGAAAGTGCGGTTGAGCGTTGAAAGCGAACTATTTCCTCGAAAAAGGTTTGGCTGGGGCTTTGTGCCATCACAGCAAAACCTTGCAAACGAGCATTTACCAGCATGCTGAACTTTAAGCTAGCGTAATCTGCCAAAGCAAGAAGCAATTTTCCGGTTGCCATAGCATCAGCATCTGCTCTATGGGCATTATCCAGAGGAATATGAAAATGGTTGAGCACGGTACCCAATTTGTGATTTGTCGTAAAAGGCAGATACACTCTACTTAATTCAGCTGTATCCCATGTTGAATTATTAAGTGGAAATTCTCCGATTTTGCCAAAGTTATAGTTGATGAAACCCATGTCAAAGGATATATTGTGCCCTACAATAATATCTTTACCGACAAAATCTCCCAGTTTCCGTAAAACAAGCTCGATGTCTGGGGCATTTTCCAATTCCTTCATGCTTATATGAGTTAAAAACACGATAAAATTGGGTACCTCATCTTTGGGTTTTACGAAGCTGTTAAATATCTTATCTACTTTACCGTTTCGAAAGCGAATTGCAGCTATTTGAATAATTTCGTTGTTCCGCTCTGAAAGCCCGGTAGTTTCAATATCTAGCGCAGTAAAATTAAGGCCTTCAGAAAATATCATCCTTCATCTCGAAATAAATTGTAGCGCTGCAGTTTTTTAATCAGCCCCTGTCGTGATAAACCCAGATCTTTAGCTGCCTGAGTTTGATTCCAGTCGTATTTTACCATACAAGTAAGTATCATTTCCCGCTCCAATTCCTCAACTGCATCCTTGAGGTTCTTTTTTCTGCTTAAAAGATCTATGGTTTTATTATGTTCTTTGAAGCGAAATACTTCCTCAGAGAAATCGGATGAATGAATGAATGTATTATCTTCAGCTAAGGTTACTGCGCGTTCGATTTCGTTTTCTAACTGTCTTACATTACCAGGGAACTCATAGTTTTCTAGAGTTTTCATTGCTTCTTCGGTAAAGCCAAGTACATTCTTGCCTATGCGTTTGTTATATTTATCCAAGAAATGTATAGCTAAAAGCGGAGTATCTCCGGGTCTGTTTTTTAGCGGTGGCACTTGAATGCGAATTACATTCAAGCGATAGTACAAGTCCAAACGAAAATCACCTCTATTTACTTTCTCTAGAAGCGGTACGTTGGTTGCGCATACTACTCGTACATTCACTTTTTCTGTTTTAGTAGAACCAACCCGCTTTATTTCGCCTTCCTGCAAGAATCGTAACAGCTTGGCTTGAGTAGATTGGCTAATATCTGAGATCTCATCCAAGAAGAAAGTACCCCCATCGGCTATCTCAAACAGCCCCTTTTTGTCGTATGCAGCACCTGTAAAACTGCCTTTAACGTGTCCAAACAATTCACTTTCTAAAAGAGTCTCGGGTAATGCTCCACAATATTGGGCAACAAAAGCTTTATTGGCTCTGTTACTACTGTAATGCAATGCTCTGGCAATTAACTCTTTCCCTGTGCCGCTATCGCCCTCTAACAATACAGTAGTGGGAGTATCCTTTACCTTTTCAACAATCTCAAATATCTTCAGCATTTCCGGGCTCTTACCAATTATATTGGCATATAAATTCCCTTCATTTAGTTGTTCCCGAATGATGGCATGAGTTTTTTCCAGATTGGCGCCACGGATGTTCTCGATAATAACAATAATCTGATTCGATAGCGCATTTAGCAGATTAATTATGCGTTCACTAAAATAATGGGAACCGCTCTTACAATATAGTAAAACCGCTCCCAAATTGTTATTGCGGATAGAAAGCGGGATCAAAAGAATATTGTTATATGCAGAAGCAAAATGGGGTTGTTTGTAGTTCTGAACTTTATTTTCCTGGTGAACCTCAGCACAAAGATTCATAAAGAGATCGTAATCCTTATCTTCTGCCGAGAAATTCCTAAATATCTTAAATTCCCAAGCATCTGGCAAGCTCGTGCTATTGTGCAAACAAAGCATTCCTCCATCTGCTTCCGATATCTCAATCAAGCTATTTAGCGATTGATCTATAATCAGATCCAGATCTGTAATCGTATTCAGTTTTTGGGTAATCTCATAAAACTGGTTCAGCAGATTTTCTTCAAACTTAATCTCCTGCATTTGCGAAGAGAATTCGCGGGAGATTCTTTGCATAAGGATATCGTTTTGCTCCAAGAGCTTTATAGAGCCATAATTTTGGATAACTTTCTTATTGTTTTTTAATATCTGTAACGCGGGCTCCCATTCCTGCAAATCGAAGAGTACTCCTGCCAATTCATAATTTGCCAAAGAAAGCTCGTAATTACTGGATATCGCAACGAAAAGTTTTATCGCTTCTTCCAAGTTTTTCTTACAATTCTCTAAATTCTTCCGCTCCAAAAGTGCTCGTAAATAGAATGTCCAACCTATTTCAAACTCATTTTGCTGCTCAGTTGCCAGTTTCATAGCTTCATTCAAATAGTAATCTGCGCTTTCGGCATTATGGGTCATGATAAAATAGTAAGCCTGATTTTGGCAACCCTCAATTATCTTATCTCGTGCACCTAATGCCTTGAAGAAGTCAAAGCTTTCCATCAAGTATGGATAGGCATCCTTATACTTATGCAATTTTGTGAGTACAGATCCCAAATTGCCATACAACTCTGCCTTAATATATTCATCGCTAACCGATGGTAAAAGCTCCAATCCTTTGAAATAGAGATCGTAAGCCAGATTTAGCTCACTGCTTTTTTCGTATACTTCGCCCAAGTTATTAAATGACCTCAGCAAACCTTCACCAAAACTATTTTCTTCCGAGAGCTTAATTGCTTTTTCATAGTAAGCTATCGAATCCTTCCAATCGCCTTTTTTGAAGCTTAACGCTCCCAAATTATTCAGAGACGCCACAATGTTTCTAAAGAAATTAAAATTTATAGAGGTCTCCAGAGATTTCTTAAGTGCATCTTCTGCACGGTCAAACTCTCCGTGATCCATCATAGTAACCCCAATATTATTGTAGATATTGGTAATATTGTATGGTTCCGAAAGCAGACGCTGAATCTTGAGAGCTTCTTCCAAGTAGTAGATCGATCTGGCGGCATCACCCTTATCATCCATCAACCCGCCCAAGTTATTAAAACAAACGGAAATCCCATTTAGGTTATAGTGTTCTTTTTCCAAAGCAAGGCTTTTTAGAAAATAGCTTTCACTTTTTTCCCATTCACCCTGAAACATATATAAAACCCCAAGGTTATTATTTATTGCCGCTAATCCCGAGTGATCTTCTACCAAAGAATACAATGTTTCCGCTTCTTTAAAAGCTTCTTCAGATTGATCCCATTCATTAATGTAATAGTGGATCTTACCGCGTATCTTTTTGGCTTCAGCCTGGATCAAATGCCTTTTCTGTTGATCATCGATGCTGTTCATAGTCTGCATAACCAAATCCAAGGTATCGAACGCTTCCTTGAAATCTTCACTCTCGGCAAGGATATCACTTTTCAACAGCAAAATCCGAGATTTCCAATAGGCATCTATAGTTGTGGGAGAGTATTTTTTTATTATCTCCAAAGCAAAACTGTTAGAATTTACGGCAAACAGGGTATTGGATAAATTAAACACTATCTCTTCGGCTGGAAGATTGTTTTCTGTGCAAATATGTAAACACTGCCGGTAATAATCTATAGCTTCGTCTTTTTGCCCTATACTGGCATGGCAAGCTGCAAGCTTAGAAGTGAATCGAAGCTTTTCTTGGGAATTCTTGGCAAAGGGAAGAATGTAATCGTATAAAGATATGCAACTCTGCGCATCCGAGATCAGAATAAAGCGATGCAAATTGGTATTGAACAAATCTGCTTTATAGGTATCGGACATGATATTCAAGCGCAAAAGAACCTGATGCCGTGTATTCTGCTTTTTAAGATACGCCATTATCTTTTGGGAGAGCTGATTTGGCAAACGGGATGGATCTTCTTCTATCCAAAGACCAAATGCACTTTTCTTTTGTACCACACATCTTTCTTCCACAATGCGAAGCAAACCACTTTTTTCCAAAATCTTGGTATCTGCTTTCAAGCTCTTACGCCCTAATACTTCAGCAATATCAGCTAAATGCATCCCATCCAAAATGTATATGGCCATCAATAACTCAATTTGATTCTTACTCAAATCTTGCAGGTTTTGATAATATACTTCATGTGAATCGTATGTTTTTTCCAAATAGGGACTTAGATCAAATCCTTGCTTGGTTTTAACAGCTGACATCTCGGCAAATATCCGCTCCAGGATCATTAGATTGCCGCCAGATATCTTGTGTAAGATTTCTCCTTCGGAAATATAGCTCAAGCCTGCACTAGGGAAGATGCTCCCTAACAGCTTTTGTAAATCTTCTGCTCCCAAACTGGGCAAATTCTCTTCATCAGAAAACGGAAATAAGCGCTTCTGCGAAAGAGCTATAATCTGAATTCCAATCTCGGAGGCATATTGCACAAGATATTGCAAAAAATCTCTGCTATACGAATCCAATACATCACAATCGTCAACAATCAATACTATCGGTTGCAAAAGCTCACGTTTTAGCAACTGTTCCGTTATATAGTAGAAAAAATCGTACTTCTTGGTAGTATGGAATTTGGAAAAGTGCTCTTCATATAGCTCATTTTGAGCCTCTTCGTCCAAGCCCGTAAGTATCCCCAAAATTTCGGAAAAATGGTTGAAGTATAAAGGATGAGGGCTAAAATACTCAATATGTGAATATGTCTCTTGCAAAAACGAGATGATGGGCATTATCAGGTAACTTTTCCCTGAACCGGATTTACCGGTAATCTCAAGCAAATGACTACAATCTTTTTCTTGCACAAGCCGCAACACTCGCGATAGATCAAATCGCTCCGAAACAAACTCGTGCATCTTCTGATACAGCTTTTCAGGCATTCTTTCTTCTCCTGAACCAATTAGTTGACAGTGCAACTGTAAAAAGAATTGACATACTGTCAAGTAAAAAAGCTATATTTTTGCTCCCCCCATTTTTCATTGACAGGTAAGAAGTGTAACATGGGGTGTCACTTTATACCGATACTGCAATTTACATCTCAATTACCTTTTGAGCATAAGCAATCGCCAACGGCTGATGAGAAGTTATAATAATTGTCTTCTCCCCAAAAAGCTCAAAGATGAGATCCATAATGCTTTTTGCATTCTCATGATCCAGATTAGAAATAGGTTCATCCAATAG includes these proteins:
- a CDS encoding sigma 54-interacting transcriptional regulator — its product is MPEKLYQKMHEFVSERFDLSRVLRLVQEKDCSHLLEITGKSGSGKSYLIMPIISFLQETYSHIEYFSPHPLYFNHFSEILGILTGLDEEAQNELYEEHFSKFHTTKKYDFFYYITEQLLKRELLQPIVLIVDDCDVLDSYSRDFLQYLVQYASEIGIQIIALSQKRLFPFSDEENLPSLGAEDLQKLLGSIFPSAGLSYISEGEILHKISGGNLMILERIFAEMSAVKTKQGFDLSPYLEKTYDSHEVYYQNLQDLSKNQIELLMAIYILDGMHLADIAEVLGRKSLKADTKILEKSGLLRIVEERCVVQKKSAFGLWIEEDPSRLPNQLSQKIMAYLKKQNTRHQVLLRLNIMSDTYKADLFNTNLHRFILISDAQSCISLYDYILPFAKNSQEKLRFTSKLAACHASIGQKDEAIDYYRQCLHICTENNLPAEEIVFNLSNTLFAVNSNSFALEIIKKYSPTTIDAYWKSRILLLKSDILAESEDFKEAFDTLDLVMQTMNSIDDQQKRHLIQAEAKKIRGKIHYYINEWDQSEEAFKEAETLYSLVEDHSGLAAINNNLGVLYMFQGEWEKSESYFLKSLALEKEHYNLNGISVCFNNLGGLMDDKGDAARSIYYLEEALKIQRLLSEPYNITNIYNNIGVTMMDHGEFDRAEDALKKSLETSINFNFFRNIVASLNNLGALSFKKGDWKDSIAYYEKAIKLSEENSFGEGLLRSFNNLGEVYEKSSELNLAYDLYFKGLELLPSVSDEYIKAELYGNLGSVLTKLHKYKDAYPYLMESFDFFKALGARDKIIEGCQNQAYYFIMTHNAESADYYLNEAMKLATEQQNEFEIGWTFYLRALLERKNLENCKKNLEEAIKLFVAISSNYELSLANYELAGVLFDLQEWEPALQILKNNKKVIQNYGSIKLLEQNDILMQRISREFSSQMQEIKFEENLLNQFYEITQKLNTITDLDLIIDQSLNSLIEISEADGGMLCLHNSTSLPDAWEFKIFRNFSAEDKDYDLFMNLCAEVHQENKVQNYKQPHFASAYNNILLIPLSIRNNNLGAVLLYCKSGSHYFSERIINLLNALSNQIIVIIENIRGANLEKTHAIIREQLNEGNLYANIIGKSPEMLKIFEIVEKVKDTPTTVLLEGDSGTGKELIARALHYSSNRANKAFVAQYCGALPETLLESELFGHVKGSFTGAAYDKKGLFEIADGGTFFLDEISDISQSTQAKLLRFLQEGEIKRVGSTKTEKVNVRVVCATNVPLLEKVNRGDFRLDLYYRLNVIRIQVPPLKNRPGDTPLLAIHFLDKYNKRIGKNVLGFTEEAMKTLENYEFPGNVRQLENEIERAVTLAEDNTFIHSSDFSEEVFRFKEHNKTIDLLSRKKNLKDAVEELEREMILTCMVKYDWNQTQAAKDLGLSRQGLIKKLQRYNLFRDEG